One genomic segment of Arthrobacter sp. zg-Y1110 includes these proteins:
- a CDS encoding HAMP domain-containing sensor histidine kinase: protein MTITGFATITLLRQILVDRLDADIDANASKVSRYLLVNEPSTDASLFRYYGLYLNEDGSHGPATHSESATDIPNLENYTSDQVEAMGTEGFDVRGTEPTSKGWRVRIYDFENLPGSVAVAIPLDSVAATVDEAASLVFSVGLLGTLGATGIAYWAVTRQFRPLSQVEKTAAAIAAGDLSRRVEVGNPATEIGRLSRSLNAMLAHIETAFAARTQSERKMRRFVQDASHELRTPLVTIRGFSELYRHGALQKPEEISAAMGRIESEAKRMGQLVEDLLTLARVDEQRPLEYEPVDLMILGNDAALDARASAPDRNIRVVGLDGHAPQSAPTMGDEARLRQVVANLMTNALRYTPAGSPIEVAVGVAPVIHDRMDAVLEVRDHGPGISEDDAARVFERFYRADSSRYRETGGTGLGLAIVAALVAQHDGTVRLAETEGGGATLSIRLPYRAPEQFPERPDEADDN, encoded by the coding sequence GTGACTATCACCGGCTTCGCCACCATTACCCTGCTGCGCCAGATACTCGTGGACCGGCTGGACGCGGACATCGACGCAAATGCGTCCAAGGTGTCGCGCTACCTGCTGGTCAACGAGCCGAGTACTGATGCCTCCCTGTTCCGGTACTACGGGCTGTACCTGAACGAAGACGGCAGCCATGGTCCGGCAACGCATTCCGAGTCGGCAACGGACATCCCGAACCTCGAGAACTACACCTCCGACCAAGTGGAGGCGATGGGTACCGAGGGCTTCGATGTCCGCGGCACCGAGCCGACGTCCAAGGGCTGGCGGGTACGCATCTACGATTTCGAGAACCTGCCCGGGTCCGTCGCCGTTGCGATCCCGCTGGACTCGGTCGCCGCGACCGTGGACGAAGCGGCGTCGCTGGTGTTTTCGGTCGGGCTGCTGGGAACCCTGGGCGCCACGGGGATCGCCTACTGGGCGGTCACCCGGCAGTTCCGACCGCTGAGCCAGGTCGAAAAAACCGCTGCCGCGATTGCCGCCGGCGACCTGTCCCGCCGAGTGGAGGTGGGCAACCCGGCCACGGAAATCGGCCGCCTGTCCCGCTCGCTCAATGCCATGCTGGCCCATATCGAAACGGCGTTTGCCGCCCGCACCCAGTCTGAACGCAAGATGCGCCGCTTCGTGCAGGATGCCTCCCACGAGCTGCGGACCCCGCTGGTGACCATCCGCGGGTTCTCGGAGCTGTACCGCCACGGCGCCCTCCAGAAACCCGAGGAGATCTCCGCTGCCATGGGCCGGATCGAGAGCGAAGCCAAGCGTATGGGACAACTGGTCGAGGACCTCCTGACCCTGGCCCGGGTGGACGAGCAGCGCCCGCTCGAATACGAGCCGGTGGACCTGATGATCCTGGGCAACGACGCCGCACTGGACGCGCGGGCCAGCGCCCCCGATCGGAATATACGGGTGGTGGGGCTGGACGGCCACGCGCCGCAGAGTGCACCCACCATGGGAGACGAGGCCCGGCTGCGGCAGGTCGTGGCGAACCTCATGACCAACGCCCTGCGCTACACACCGGCCGGTTCCCCCATCGAAGTGGCAGTCGGAGTTGCACCCGTTATCCATGACCGGATGGATGCGGTGCTGGAGGTACGGGACCACGGGCCCGGGATTTCCGAGGACGACGCCGCACGGGTGTTCGAACGCTTCTACCGCGCCGATTCCTCCCGCTACCGGGAGACCGGCGGCACCGGCCTCGGACTGGCCATTGTGGCGGCCCTGGTGGCCCAGCACGACGGGACGGTGCGGCTGGCCGAGACGGAAGGCGGAGGCGCCACCCTATCCATCCGCCTGCCCTACCGCGCTCCGGAGCAGTTCCCCGAGCGTCCGGACGAGGCTGACGACAACTGA
- a CDS encoding response regulator transcription factor yields MNKSSAPEARLLVVDDEPNIRELLSTSLRFAGFDVVAAANGREALAAVDSHNPDLAVLDVMLPDMDGFTLTRRLRAAGQHFPVVFLTARDDTEDKVTGLTVGGDDYVTKPFSLDEVVARIRAVLRRTQPLEDDDAVIRVDDLELDDDAHEVRRGGITIDLSPTEFKLLRYLMLNPNRVLSKAQILDHVWEYDFNGDASIVESYISYLRRKIDRSPDAPALIQTKRGVGYLLRSSEKR; encoded by the coding sequence GTGAACAAATCGTCTGCACCCGAAGCACGCCTCCTTGTTGTCGATGATGAGCCCAACATCCGCGAGCTGCTGTCCACCTCGCTGCGGTTCGCCGGGTTCGACGTCGTCGCTGCCGCGAACGGCCGTGAGGCCCTCGCCGCCGTCGACTCCCACAACCCGGACCTCGCGGTCCTGGACGTGATGCTTCCGGACATGGACGGCTTCACGCTCACCCGCCGGCTGCGCGCTGCCGGACAGCACTTCCCCGTGGTCTTCCTGACCGCCCGCGACGACACCGAGGACAAGGTCACCGGACTGACCGTGGGCGGCGACGACTATGTCACCAAGCCCTTCAGCCTCGACGAGGTGGTGGCGCGGATCCGCGCCGTACTGCGCCGCACCCAGCCGCTCGAGGACGACGACGCCGTCATCCGCGTGGATGACCTGGAGCTCGACGACGACGCCCACGAGGTGCGCCGCGGCGGTATCACGATCGATCTCTCCCCCACCGAGTTCAAGCTGCTGCGCTACCTGATGCTGAACCCGAACCGTGTCCTGTCCAAGGCGCAGATCCTGGACCACGTCTGGGAATACGACTTCAACGGAGACGCCTCCATCGTGGAGTCCTACATCTCCTACCTGCGCCGCAAGATCGACCGCAGTCCGGACGCGCCGGCGCTGATCCAGACCAAGCGCGGCGTGGGTTACCTGCTGCGGTCCTCGGAGAAGCGCTAG